In one window of Myxococcales bacterium DNA:
- a CDS encoding NTP transferase domain-containing protein produces MLIFVPMAGFGDRYLRAGFKEPKPLIPVDGRAMIERVVDCFPGEERFLFCVNATHAKTTNVLDVLRHLKPSAPVVITEPHKDGPIRTLLACEEHIDPEEEVVLNYCDFGVDWDYQAWKSWLAKGWDGAMSGYRGFHPHSLGPTLYAYMRSDGDNVLEIREKHHFTDNKFNEYASSGLYYFRRGRALLEAAKKLVLRGERVNDEFYVSMAMQLLLEEGGKVGVYPLKHFYQWGTPEDLRDYEGWARAMRRLDGFYDAMRKTRSPALHVIPMAGRGQRFAERGYPDPKPLIPTAGAPMIAQSLACLPTPSRRILVALREHAEDARFKAVVERLHGDTRVIPLDGVTEGQACTAELGLAGVADDQPVLFAPCDTGYVFDEQRLAAMERDFDLVVFAAKGHLPALWRPHMYGWLTAGADGRVERVAVKKLVDGVPAMEQQVVTGTFWFKDVATFRREFAALIADNDRVNGEFYIDTIARRMVEAGKRVAAFTVDKYVPWGTPEELQTFDYWNEVFRQGRPLTFAGADASSTPA; encoded by the coding sequence ATGTTGATCTTCGTTCCCATGGCGGGCTTCGGCGACCGCTATCTAAGGGCCGGCTTCAAGGAGCCCAAGCCGCTCATCCCCGTTGACGGTCGCGCGATGATTGAACGGGTCGTCGACTGCTTCCCCGGCGAAGAGCGATTCCTCTTTTGCGTGAACGCCACGCACGCGAAGACGACGAACGTGCTGGATGTGCTCCGGCACCTCAAGCCTAGCGCGCCGGTCGTGATCACCGAGCCGCACAAGGATGGTCCCATTCGCACCCTGCTCGCGTGCGAGGAGCACATCGATCCCGAGGAGGAGGTCGTCCTCAACTACTGCGACTTCGGCGTCGATTGGGACTACCAGGCGTGGAAGAGCTGGCTCGCTAAGGGGTGGGACGGCGCCATGAGCGGGTACCGAGGCTTCCACCCGCACTCGCTGGGGCCCACGCTCTACGCCTACATGCGAAGCGACGGCGACAACGTCCTCGAGATCCGCGAGAAGCACCACTTCACCGACAACAAATTCAACGAATACGCGTCGTCGGGGCTGTACTACTTTCGCCGCGGCCGCGCGCTCCTCGAAGCAGCGAAGAAGCTCGTCCTTCGTGGCGAGCGCGTCAACGACGAGTTCTACGTGAGCATGGCCATGCAGCTGCTCCTCGAGGAGGGTGGCAAGGTCGGCGTGTATCCGCTGAAGCACTTCTACCAGTGGGGGACGCCAGAAGATCTTCGCGACTACGAGGGCTGGGCGCGCGCGATGCGAAGGCTCGACGGCTTCTACGACGCCATGCGCAAGACGCGCTCACCGGCGCTCCACGTGATCCCGATGGCGGGGCGCGGTCAGCGCTTCGCCGAGCGCGGCTACCCCGATCCGAAGCCGCTCATCCCGACCGCCGGCGCGCCGATGATCGCCCAGTCGCTTGCGTGCCTGCCGACCCCTTCGAGGAGGATCCTCGTAGCGCTTCGCGAGCACGCGGAGGACGCGCGCTTCAAGGCCGTCGTCGAGCGGCTTCACGGCGACACCCGCGTCATTCCGTTGGACGGCGTCACGGAAGGGCAGGCGTGCACCGCGGAGCTCGGCCTCGCCGGCGTCGCCGACGACCAGCCGGTGCTCTTCGCACCCTGCGACACAGGCTACGTCTTCGATGAGCAGCGCCTCGCCGCCATGGAGCGAGACTTCGACCTCGTCGTGTTTGCGGCGAAGGGCCACCTGCCGGCGCTGTGGCGCCCGCACATGTACGGCTGGCTAACGGCGGGAGCCGACGGTCGCGTGGAACGCGTCGCGGTGAAGAAGCTTGTCGACGGCGTGCCCGCCATGGAGCAGCAGGTCGTGACGGGCACGTTTTGGTTCAAAGACGTCGCGACGTTCCGCCGCGAGTTCGCGGCCCTCATCGCGGACAACGACCGCGTCAACGGCGAGTTCTACATCGACACCATCGCCCGCCGGATGGTCGAGGCTGGCAAACGCGTCGCCGCCTTCACCGTCGATAAGTACGTGCCTTGGGGCACACCAGAGGAGCTTCAGACCTTTGACTACTGGAACGAGGTCTTCCGGCAGGGGCGCCCCCTGACGTTTGCCGGCGCGGACGCGTCGTCGACCCCGGCGTGA
- a CDS encoding class II aldolase/adducin family protein, with translation MSVERELHALGSGLGAMRWVQGPGGNVSIKDTDTLFVKASGVRLCTVREHHAAVPLPLARRALAGDAAADALVFGLSPRPSLETYFHVLGPRVVAHTHALGALLLACATAPFGGLEVPTIAYERPGRGIALAVERTFGEEPPRGLVLLASHGLIAFADTVDEAIEATQTFDEQVRRAIGGTLPDIDALLGESLAIGEVAPLAGGFSRRIAPRQHDGRALFPDAVVYAGHLRTSDIGAATAERALREVARPVVLVSDEGHRLVVARRREQLDYAVEVAVAHDWLDDALSARGLAHYLPDDEPARILDLPAEKYRLSHSFKER, from the coding sequence ATGAGCGTGGAGCGTGAACTCCACGCGCTAGGGTCTGGCCTCGGCGCCATGCGTTGGGTGCAAGGACCCGGTGGCAACGTTTCCATCAAGGACACGGACACGCTCTTCGTGAAAGCGAGCGGGGTGCGGCTCTGCACCGTCAGGGAGCACCACGCGGCCGTGCCGCTCCCGCTGGCGCGGCGCGCACTCGCCGGCGACGCCGCCGCCGACGCGCTCGTGTTTGGCCTGAGCCCGCGGCCGTCGCTCGAGACGTATTTTCACGTCCTCGGGCCCCGGGTCGTGGCCCACACGCACGCGCTGGGGGCGCTGCTCCTCGCGTGCGCCACGGCTCCGTTCGGGGGCCTCGAAGTCCCGACAATCGCTTACGAGAGGCCGGGTCGAGGCATCGCTTTGGCCGTCGAGCGAACTTTCGGTGAAGAGCCGCCGCGAGGCCTCGTGCTGCTCGCCTCGCACGGTCTCATTGCCTTTGCCGACACCGTCGATGAAGCCATTGAGGCCACCCAGACGTTCGACGAACAGGTGCGACGGGCCATCGGCGGCACACTTCCGGACATCGACGCGCTCCTCGGCGAGAGCCTCGCCATCGGCGAAGTGGCGCCGCTCGCCGGTGGCTTCTCGCGGCGCATCGCTCCAAGGCAACATGACGGACGCGCGCTCTTTCCCGACGCCGTCGTCTACGCGGGGCACCTGCGCACCAGCGACATCGGCGCGGCGACCGCCGAGCGGGCGCTCCGCGAGGTCGCGCGGCCCGTCGTTCTCGTGAGCGACGAGGGCCACCGCCTCGTCGTGGCGCGGCGGCGTGAGCAACTCGACTACGCCGTGGAGGTTGCCGTCGCCCACGATTGGCTCGACGACGCCCTCTCCGCGCGCGGTCTCGCCCATTACCTGCCGGACGACGAGCCGGCGCGCATCCTCGACCTCCCCGCGGAGAAGTACCGCCTGAGTCATTCGTTCAAGGAGAGGTGA
- a CDS encoding HAD-IA family hydrolase — MISPAHLLVDLDDTLYAYAPSAEAAEAAAFAEAARELDWTPSSVARAYADARDAVKGRLGQRAAAHARLLYFHELVHRAGRVDLLASVRRWDRRYWSAFLAGATLRPFALELLSGVAKRGGKVAVVTDLVLEVQLWKLEHFGLMPYVHALVASEEVPEDKPRPEIFQLALHRIGDVPPASCVMVGDHEEKDGGGARALGIRYFRVDTGNGQGESLEAIAHQLGVAP, encoded by the coding sequence GTGATCTCACCGGCTCACCTCCTCGTCGATCTCGACGACACGCTGTACGCGTACGCGCCGTCGGCCGAGGCGGCGGAGGCGGCTGCCTTTGCAGAGGCCGCCCGTGAGCTTGATTGGACTCCTTCGAGCGTCGCCAGGGCCTACGCGGACGCGCGCGATGCTGTGAAGGGGCGCCTGGGCCAAAGGGCCGCGGCCCACGCGCGGCTCCTCTACTTCCACGAGCTCGTTCATCGGGCCGGTCGCGTCGACCTTCTGGCGTCGGTGCGCCGCTGGGACCGACGCTATTGGAGCGCGTTTCTCGCCGGGGCGACGCTGCGGCCCTTCGCCCTCGAGCTCTTGTCGGGCGTAGCGAAGCGTGGCGGCAAGGTCGCCGTCGTCACCGACCTGGTGCTCGAGGTGCAGCTTTGGAAGCTCGAGCACTTCGGCCTGATGCCGTACGTGCACGCGCTCGTCGCCAGCGAAGAGGTCCCGGAAGACAAGCCGCGGCCAGAGATCTTTCAGCTCGCGTTGCATCGCATCGGCGACGTGCCCCCGGCGTCGTGCGTCATGGTCGGTGACCACGAGGAGAAGGACGGCGGCGGTGCACGCGCGCTTGGCATTCGATACTTTCGGGTCGATACCGGCAACGGCCAGGGCGAGAGCCTGGAAGCCATCGCCCATCAACTTGGAGTCGCGCCATGA
- a CDS encoding glycosyltransferase family 39 protein, translated as MDAIWCVLGVALGCASLLYPFGRDQGLYYYVAREWMLRGSIPYRDVLDHKTPGIYLLYALGVRLFGEVMWPIRVFDLVCVALLGFFAARVATRRGVATRPGLVGASIFFLSVLYYGHLDYWNTAQSELWYSMLGVGAVWAALHVRRAGLGQFLTGAFAGAALLMKPPAMWLVVVAMGVLLRDVLATREARSKRIVMGALRVGAGAMLVPAPVLAYFASKAAIGPMLDIVVGANNYYVTHEVGIRSPLEVFVKIAEYSWVYLPIFAGLALALVAQRPRGDAAKRDELRLVLFMLLAGLLAVWMQKKFYLLHWTVLLGPLTATFALALRWALDARRPSSLKVHAACLAAVVILHWGSTFTAGGFGMWRAGAEAALKRYRGQSTALEFGAAFASPAVGFWFDHSQRVGDYLREHTSADDFVAVRGFQPEIYAVAQRRHGGRFFWTTFLVNPARAYRRAEWLAEDLQALEARPPKYVVALTEIKEGPDSPGYFLPLGYAVEVVMGEFTLLRRRGQ; from the coding sequence TTGGACGCAATTTGGTGCGTCCTCGGCGTCGCGTTGGGGTGCGCGTCCTTGCTGTATCCCTTCGGCCGAGACCAGGGCCTCTACTACTACGTGGCGCGCGAGTGGATGCTCCGAGGCTCCATTCCTTACCGCGACGTCCTCGATCACAAGACGCCGGGCATCTACCTCCTCTACGCGCTCGGCGTTCGCCTCTTTGGCGAGGTGATGTGGCCGATTCGCGTCTTCGACCTGGTGTGCGTGGCGCTGCTCGGCTTCTTCGCCGCGCGAGTGGCGACGAGGCGCGGCGTGGCGACACGGCCGGGGCTGGTGGGAGCCTCGATCTTCTTCCTCAGCGTCCTCTACTACGGACACCTCGACTACTGGAACACGGCGCAGAGCGAGCTCTGGTATTCGATGCTCGGCGTGGGCGCCGTCTGGGCCGCCCTCCACGTTCGGCGCGCCGGCCTCGGACAGTTCCTGACGGGAGCGTTCGCTGGCGCGGCCCTCTTGATGAAGCCGCCGGCGATGTGGCTCGTGGTCGTTGCCATGGGCGTTCTCCTTCGGGATGTTCTCGCGACGCGCGAGGCTCGTTCGAAGCGCATCGTGATGGGGGCGCTGCGCGTTGGCGCCGGTGCGATGCTCGTGCCAGCGCCGGTGCTCGCCTATTTCGCCTCGAAGGCGGCCATCGGCCCGATGCTCGACATCGTGGTGGGCGCAAACAACTACTACGTCACGCACGAGGTGGGGATCCGCTCGCCGCTCGAAGTGTTCGTCAAGATCGCGGAGTACTCGTGGGTATACCTCCCGATCTTCGCAGGACTCGCGCTGGCGCTGGTCGCGCAGCGGCCGCGGGGCGACGCAGCCAAGCGCGACGAACTGCGCCTTGTGCTCTTCATGCTGCTCGCGGGCCTCTTGGCCGTGTGGATGCAGAAGAAGTTCTACCTCCTTCACTGGACGGTCCTCCTCGGCCCACTCACGGCCACCTTCGCGCTGGCGCTCCGATGGGCGCTGGACGCGAGGCGCCCATCATCGCTCAAGGTGCATGCTGCCTGCCTCGCCGCCGTGGTCATCCTCCACTGGGGGAGCACGTTCACGGCCGGCGGCTTCGGCATGTGGCGAGCTGGCGCGGAAGCCGCCTTGAAGCGTTACCGCGGCCAGTCGACGGCGCTGGAGTTTGGCGCGGCCTTCGCCAGCCCCGCCGTCGGCTTCTGGTTCGACCACAGCCAACGCGTCGGCGACTATTTGCGAGAGCACACAAGCGCCGACGACTTCGTGGCCGTGCGCGGCTTTCAGCCGGAGATCTACGCCGTGGCGCAACGCCGGCACGGCGGCCGATTCTTTTGGACGACCTTCCTTGTCAATCCGGCACGCGCTTACCGTCGCGCCGAGTGGCTCGCGGAAGACCTGCAAGCGCTCGAAGCACGCCCGCCCAAATACGTGGTCGCGCTCACGGAGATCAAGGAAGGCCCCGACTCGCCGGGGTATTTCCTTCCCCTTGGCTACGCCGTCGAGGTCGTGATGGGGGAGTTCACGCTGCTCCGACGGCGAGGCCAGTAG
- the nhaR gene encoding transcriptional activator NhaR: MEWLNYHHLLYFWVVAKEGSVTKASVRLRLAHPTVSGQIHRLEATLGKKLFARKGRNLVLTDDGRTAFRYAEEIFSLGGELMDELQGRSTGQPLRLVVGVSDVLAKSLVHRILEPAFGLGEPVRVVCRENRPTAAFIRELAAHTVDVVLADAPAGSSTPVRTFSHPLGDCGVVFLASPSVAKAHRARFPRSLDAAPFLLPSGHSTLRRSLDEWFDTQAVRPRVVAELDDAALAMVFAEAGLGICAAPDVVEREFRRRYNLAVVGRTKAIRQSFFAISIERKIKHPAVAAICEVARNKIFAGRPG; encoded by the coding sequence ATGGAATGGCTGAACTACCACCACCTGCTCTACTTCTGGGTCGTCGCGAAAGAAGGCAGCGTGACGAAGGCGAGCGTTCGCTTGCGGCTCGCGCACCCGACCGTCAGCGGGCAGATCCATCGACTCGAGGCCACGCTCGGCAAGAAGCTCTTCGCGCGGAAGGGAAGGAACCTCGTCCTCACCGACGACGGGCGCACGGCGTTCCGCTACGCCGAGGAGATCTTCTCGCTCGGCGGGGAGCTCATGGACGAGCTCCAAGGCCGGTCGACGGGCCAGCCGCTGAGGCTCGTCGTCGGCGTGTCGGACGTCCTCGCGAAGTCGCTGGTCCATCGGATCCTCGAGCCAGCCTTTGGTTTGGGCGAGCCGGTGCGCGTCGTCTGCCGTGAGAACCGCCCGACGGCCGCGTTCATCCGCGAACTCGCAGCCCACACAGTCGACGTGGTGCTCGCCGACGCGCCGGCCGGTTCGAGCACGCCGGTACGAACCTTCAGCCACCCGCTCGGCGACTGCGGCGTCGTGTTCCTCGCGTCGCCGAGCGTCGCGAAGGCGCACCGCGCGAGGTTCCCTCGTTCCCTCGATGCGGCGCCGTTCCTCTTGCCCAGCGGGCACTCGACCCTGCGGCGCTCCCTCGACGAGTGGTTCGACACGCAGGCGGTGCGGCCGCGCGTGGTCGCCGAGCTCGACGACGCGGCCTTGGCGATGGTCTTCGCGGAGGCGGGCCTCGGCATTTGCGCGGCGCCCGACGTGGTGGAGCGGGAGTTTCGGCGCCGCTACAACCTCGCCGTCGTGGGACGGACCAAGGCGATTCGTCAGAGCTTCTTCGCGATCTCCATCGAGCGGAAGATCAAGCACCCGGCCGTGGCGGCGATCTGCGAGGTGGCCCGCAACAAAATCTTCGCGGGCCGGCCTGGCTAG
- a CDS encoding universal stress protein, translated as MSPAPKTPRQLSKILVPTDFSPSSDAAVDYATFLAERFGASVDVLYVWNARAESVRGARAIFSGDSVSGRAMAACVRDGARAGVKLRGRFEFGELSPTIGSVAESGAFDLIVMGLHENGRLAHFFGGDVAREVARIATCPVITVRGDLAGPMPREAPFAPWTELAVGYGPTKEALYGTAGQRDRPSRGDAAALSPLAHDGPVRGELVSGGPAAFADDGRGP; from the coding sequence ATGAGCCCCGCACCGAAAACGCCACGGCAGCTCTCGAAGATCCTGGTCCCGACGGACTTCTCCCCGTCGTCGGACGCGGCCGTCGACTACGCGACGTTTCTGGCGGAGCGTTTCGGGGCCTCCGTCGACGTCCTCTACGTATGGAACGCGCGCGCCGAGAGCGTACGCGGCGCGCGCGCGATCTTCTCCGGCGACTCGGTCTCCGGTCGCGCCATGGCCGCGTGCGTTCGCGACGGGGCGCGCGCGGGCGTCAAGCTCCGCGGTCGCTTCGAGTTCGGCGAGCTGTCACCGACCATCGGAAGCGTCGCCGAGAGCGGCGCCTTCGACCTGATCGTCATGGGCCTGCACGAAAACGGGCGCCTGGCGCACTTCTTTGGCGGCGACGTTGCACGGGAGGTGGCGCGCATCGCGACATGCCCCGTCATCACCGTACGCGGGGACCTCGCGGGGCCAATGCCTCGTGAAGCGCCCTTCGCTCCTTGGACCGAGCTTGCTGTGGGCTACGGCCCGACGAAGGAGGCCCTCTATGGAACCGCTGGACAAAGAGACCGTCCCTCTCGAGGCGACGCTGCCGCCCTTTCTCCCCTCGCCCACGACGGGCCTGTGCGAGGCGAGCTCGTCTCAGGCGGGCCCGCCGCCTTTGCCGACGATGGGCGAGGTCCGTGA
- a CDS encoding GMC family oxidoreductase, translating into MSSVVQGRHVGKAIYDHCDVLVIGSGAGGAVAAAELAKAGLDVVILEEGPHVPASEYGRLPPLQSFRRIARDAGLAIAKGLGETPLISTLSGRCVGGSSLMTGGVCFRIPDEVTHDWRTRLGLTELTEASFDEHFSSVEARIHVDEVPAHMRPRGTELFVEGARSLGVFMKPLRRNTSGCRGESRCNFGCPHGAKLSVDLTYLPDAFERGARLYADALVDKVEVAGGRAIGARGRFQSGEPGHPAVPFVVRAKVVVVAAGAMHTPPLLRNSGVDSKHVGRHMTLHPAFRVGALWDERIEHWDGALQSVYSDHFASDGLTFVSAASAPNILAAAFPGVGASHRRLAERLPHLGVFGGMVHDDPGGAVFRFLGREPLVTYRMSARDRARLFRGIRLLAEIAFAGGAKEVLLPIFGIEPVRDPRELERLETHPPSARLVECMSFHPLGSAKMSATEDHGVVRPSGEAWQVDNLFVADGSVLPTSIGVNSQLPIMAMARRIARGIGADWRRLARRAN; encoded by the coding sequence ATGAGCTCGGTGGTCCAAGGCCGCCACGTGGGCAAGGCCATCTACGATCACTGCGATGTCCTCGTCATCGGCTCCGGCGCCGGCGGCGCAGTGGCGGCCGCTGAGCTCGCGAAAGCGGGCCTCGACGTCGTCATTCTCGAAGAGGGACCTCACGTGCCAGCGTCCGAATACGGTCGCCTTCCGCCGCTCCAATCCTTTCGGCGCATCGCTCGCGACGCCGGCTTAGCCATCGCCAAGGGCCTCGGCGAGACGCCGCTCATCTCGACGCTCTCGGGGCGCTGCGTCGGCGGCTCGAGCCTCATGACCGGCGGCGTCTGCTTTCGCATCCCCGATGAGGTGACGCACGACTGGCGCACCCGACTCGGGCTGACGGAGCTCACCGAGGCGTCCTTCGACGAGCACTTCTCGTCGGTGGAAGCACGCATTCACGTCGACGAGGTGCCGGCTCACATGAGGCCCCGAGGCACGGAGCTCTTCGTCGAAGGCGCGCGAAGCCTCGGCGTTTTCATGAAGCCGCTTCGCCGCAACACCAGCGGCTGTCGCGGCGAGTCCCGCTGCAACTTTGGTTGCCCGCACGGCGCGAAGCTGAGCGTCGACCTCACCTACCTGCCCGACGCCTTCGAACGCGGCGCGCGCCTCTACGCCGATGCGCTCGTCGACAAGGTGGAGGTCGCCGGTGGCCGCGCCATCGGCGCGCGCGGCCGCTTTCAGAGCGGCGAGCCAGGCCACCCGGCGGTGCCCTTCGTCGTGCGCGCGAAGGTCGTGGTGGTCGCCGCCGGCGCGATGCACACGCCGCCGCTCCTTCGAAACAGCGGCGTCGACTCGAAGCACGTGGGTCGTCACATGACGCTCCACCCCGCGTTTCGCGTGGGCGCGCTTTGGGACGAGCGCATCGAGCACTGGGACGGGGCGCTGCAGAGCGTTTACAGCGATCACTTCGCTAGCGATGGCCTCACCTTCGTCTCGGCGGCGAGCGCGCCGAACATCCTCGCGGCGGCTTTTCCTGGCGTCGGCGCGTCGCATCGCCGCCTCGCGGAGCGTCTTCCGCATCTTGGTGTCTTCGGCGGCATGGTGCACGACGATCCGGGCGGCGCCGTGTTTCGCTTCCTCGGGCGCGAGCCTCTCGTGACCTACCGCATGTCGGCACGCGATCGGGCCCGCCTCTTTCGGGGCATTCGCTTGCTTGCAGAGATCGCTTTCGCCGGCGGCGCCAAGGAGGTGCTGCTCCCGATCTTCGGCATCGAGCCGGTCCGGGATCCGAGGGAGCTGGAGCGTCTCGAGACCCATCCGCCTTCGGCGCGGCTCGTCGAGTGCATGTCGTTTCATCCGCTCGGCTCGGCCAAGATGAGCGCCACCGAGGACCACGGCGTCGTTCGCCCGAGCGGCGAGGCCTGGCAAGTGGACAACCTCTTCGTCGCCGACGGCAGCGTCCTCCCAACAAGCATAGGCGTGAACTCGCAGCTACCGATCATGGCGATGGCCCGGCGCATCGCGCGCGGGATCGGCGCCGACTGGCGAAGGCTTGCGCGGCGGGCGAACTAG
- a CDS encoding serine/threonine protein kinase: MTDPSAEARVPLGVGDRVGKYVLERELGRGGMGAVFAARHDVLGELVAIKVLYAGHAKDPEIVRRFVNEARAAAKIKSEHVARMIDTGDVNGAPYIVLELLEGTDLATLVERGGPLTVGRAADYVLQALDALGQAHALGIVHRDIKPSNVFLAKRPSGAEQIKLLDFGIAKFSEESSGSGSSTSTAAAFGSPDYMSPEQIKSSKNVDARADLWSIGVVLFELLTGDRPFLGETPGATFAAILTEPPRSLRSLRPDIPKDFEAIVERCLRRDLDARMPDVATLAAALRPFAIDSGPASGPISNAGSSPRGLGHEATLAASSSSSSSSSSSGRAHTASPTTVPSRGVDVAKPRGPAVLVAAFAVATLVTGGTLMARRTTTGVAAPSPSAPSSLPPVESATPPSTPSQVIAPPSATEVQAAPSAPASTASLVGRAPSRTRPQSTASSAASPSAKSPPLAAAPSGPIAPPSASAPAFDRMR, from the coding sequence ATGACCGATCCCTCCGCGGAAGCGCGCGTGCCGCTCGGCGTCGGCGACCGCGTGGGCAAATACGTCCTCGAGAGGGAGCTTGGCCGCGGCGGCATGGGAGCTGTCTTTGCGGCGCGGCACGACGTGCTCGGCGAGTTGGTGGCCATCAAGGTGCTCTACGCGGGACACGCGAAAGACCCCGAGATCGTACGCCGCTTCGTGAACGAGGCGCGGGCGGCGGCCAAGATCAAGAGCGAGCACGTCGCTCGAATGATCGACACCGGCGACGTGAACGGCGCGCCCTACATCGTGCTCGAGCTGCTCGAAGGGACCGACCTCGCGACGCTCGTCGAAAGGGGCGGTCCGCTCACGGTGGGGCGTGCCGCTGACTATGTCCTTCAGGCCCTCGATGCGCTTGGCCAAGCACACGCCCTCGGCATCGTTCATCGCGACATCAAGCCGTCGAATGTCTTTCTGGCGAAACGGCCCAGTGGCGCTGAGCAAATCAAGCTCCTCGATTTTGGCATCGCAAAGTTCTCCGAAGAGTCGAGCGGCTCCGGTTCCAGCACCTCCACAGCGGCGGCCTTTGGCTCGCCCGACTACATGTCCCCGGAGCAGATCAAGAGCTCCAAGAACGTCGATGCTCGGGCCGACCTCTGGTCCATCGGCGTCGTCTTGTTTGAGCTGCTCACCGGCGACCGACCTTTTCTTGGCGAGACCCCCGGCGCGACGTTCGCGGCGATCCTCACCGAGCCGCCGCGCTCCCTTCGAAGCCTCAGGCCCGACATCCCGAAGGACTTCGAGGCCATCGTCGAACGATGCCTTCGGCGCGACCTCGACGCGCGAATGCCGGACGTCGCCACGCTGGCGGCGGCACTCCGGCCGTTCGCCATCGACAGCGGGCCCGCCTCGGGGCCCATTTCGAACGCCGGCAGCTCGCCGCGAGGTTTGGGCCACGAGGCCACCTTGGCCGCGTCGTCGTCGTCGTCGTCGTCGTCGTCGTCGTCGGGGCGCGCACACACCGCGTCGCCAACGACGGTGCCGTCGCGTGGCGTCGATGTCGCAAAGCCGCGGGGGCCCGCGGTGCTCGTGGCGGCGTTCGCCGTGGCGACATTGGTCACTGGGGGAACGCTCATGGCCCGACGCACGACGACTGGCGTCGCGGCTCCCTCGCCCAGCGCTCCCTCGTCGCTGCCGCCCGTCGAATCTGCGACACCGCCGTCAACACCGAGCCAAGTCATCGCGCCGCCGAGCGCGACGGAGGTGCAGGCCGCGCCGTCGGCTCCGGCGTCGACGGCTTCGCTCGTGGGGAGGGCTCCATCGCGCACGCGCCCCCAATCGACCGCGTCATCGGCGGCCTCGCCCAGCGCGAAGTCGCCGCCCTTGGCAGCGGCGCCGTCGGGGCCCATCGCGCCTCCATCCGCAAGCGCACCCGCCTTCGATCGCATGCGTTGA